Proteins found in one Thunnus maccoyii chromosome 5, fThuMac1.1, whole genome shotgun sequence genomic segment:
- the LOC121897958 gene encoding scavenger receptor cysteine-rich type 1 protein M130-like: MWTEEFQCGGHESALQDCGRSDSTRNTCSSGKAVGLTCSEPVRLVGGASHCAGTLEVKYQGHWKPVDDFSMEAAAAVCTELNCGAALSTGKVESERKRVLSIHIPCVEDGFAVRECVDRHFSPSHLEITCSDDLHLKFLSTTAETTRNMTLIPI; the protein is encoded by the exons ATGTGGACCGaagagttccagtgtggaggccatgagtctgctctccaggactgtggaagatcagactcaACTAGAAACACCTGCTCATctggcaaagctgttggactcacgtgctcag agcctgtcaggttggtTGGAGGAGCAAGTCActgtgcaggtacactggagGTGAAATACCAGGGACACTGGAAACCAGTGGATGACTTTTCCATGgaggctgcagctgcagtgtgtACGGAGCTGAACTGTGGAGCAGCTCTTTCAACAGGAAAGGTGGAAAGTGAACGTAAACGTGTTCTGTCGATCCATATTCCCTGTGTGGAAGATGGATTTGCTGTGAGGGAATGTGTAGACCGACATTTCTCCCCCTCTCACCTGGAGATCACCTGCTCAGATGATCTCCATCTCAAGTTTTTGTCCACCACTGCAGAGACTACGAGAAACATGACCTTAATTCCGATTTGA
- the LOC121897567 gene encoding gamma-crystallin M2-like — protein MTSSSNMMSRIVFYEERNFQGRSYECSSDCADMSSYLSRCQSCRVERGCFMVYDRTNFMGNQYFLRRGEYSDYMSMMGMSDCIRSCRMIPMHRGSYRMRIYEKENFGGQMSELMDDCDDIMERFRMSNCMSCNVMEGHWLMYEQTQFRGKMVYMKPGEYRSFMNLGMGSMRFMSMKRIMDSNY, from the exons ATGACTTCCAGCAGCAACATGATGAGCAGG atCGTCTTCTACGAGGAGAGGAACTTCCAGGGTCGTTCCTATGAGTGCAGCAGCGACTGTGCCGACATGTCCTCCTACCTGAGCAGGTGTCAGTCCTGCAGGGTGGAGAGAGGCTGTTTCATGGTCTATGACCGCACCAACTTCATGGGTAACCAGTACTTCCTGAGGAGGGGCGAGTACTCCGACTACATGAGCATGATGGGAATGAGCGACTGCATCAGGTCCTGCCGCATGATCCCCATG CACCGTGGATCTTACAGGATGAGGATCTATGAGAAGGAGAACTTCGGAGGCCAGATGTCCGAGCTGATGGACGACTGCGATGACATCATGGAGCGTTTCCGCATGTCCAACTGCATGTCCTGCAATGTGATGGAGGGACACTGGCTGATGTACGAGCAGACCCAGTTCAGAGGCAAGATGGTGTACATGAAGCCTGGAGAGTACAGGAGCTTCATGAACCTGGGCATGGGCAGCATGAGGTTCATGAGCATGAAGCGTATCATGGACTCTAATTATTAG